One window of Candidatus Methylomirabilota bacterium genomic DNA carries:
- a CDS encoding class I SAM-dependent methyltransferase codes for MTADPPPQNTYDDPDFFAGYSRLERFGAGWTKAFEHPSFMTLLPDVAGRHVLDLGCGAGQLAHHLAERGASEVIGVDISERMLGLARAERSHPHLTYVHEAIEQATFAPDRFDLVVSSMAIHYVSDYRGLIQRIARWLRPGGILVYSTEHPVYLTRASTEGWVRDATGQPLHWAVDAYAEEGLREEHWFKDGVQKYHRTLATLLNVLIDAGLSIERVVEPVPDEAQLNRRPEWVHERRRPFCLLVRARKT; via the coding sequence GTGACCGCCGACCCGCCGCCTCAGAACACCTACGACGATCCCGACTTCTTCGCGGGCTACTCGCGGCTGGAGCGGTTCGGCGCCGGCTGGACGAAGGCGTTCGAGCATCCGAGCTTCATGACCCTCCTCCCCGACGTCGCGGGACGCCACGTTCTCGACCTCGGGTGTGGGGCCGGCCAGCTCGCGCACCATCTCGCGGAGCGAGGCGCCTCGGAGGTGATCGGCGTCGACATCTCCGAGCGGATGCTCGGGTTGGCCAGGGCCGAGCGCAGCCATCCCCACCTGACTTACGTGCACGAGGCGATCGAGCAGGCCACCTTCGCGCCCGATCGCTTCGACCTCGTCGTGAGCTCCATGGCCATCCACTACGTCTCGGACTACCGTGGGCTCATCCAGCGCATCGCGCGCTGGCTCCGCCCCGGGGGCATCCTCGTCTACTCGACCGAGCACCCGGTCTATCTCACTCGTGCCTCCACCGAGGGCTGGGTGCGGGACGCGACGGGACAACCCTTGCACTGGGCGGTGGACGCCTACGCCGAGGAGGGTCTGCGCGAGGAGCACTGGTTCAAGGACGGCGTACAGAAGTACCACCGCACATTGGCCACCCTGCTCAACGTGCTGATCGACGCGGGGCTCTCGATCGAGCGGGTGGTGGAGCCCGTCCCCGATGAGGCGCAGCTGAACCGGCGGCCGGAGTGGGTCCATGAGCGGCGGCGGCCCTTCTGTCTGCTCGTTCGCGCCCGAAAGACGTGA
- a CDS encoding SGNH/GDSL hydrolase family protein, which produces MKRCRCRLIALTAAAVVAGCVASAPPREFAPGTLRLLPAEPAASILYVALGDSTVEGVGASAPPRHYVGRLHERLLAVYPQARLINLGVGGATAAGVLRRQLPRALELQPDLVTLSVGPNDITQGRDLESYARDVEAILRTLTHRTTAVVVVNLIPDLTVTPRFRGKEIEALVPQRVVAFNEILIRQARANGAEVVDLYAASQREVPGRPELIGADRYHPSDEGYARWAELMWAGIEARILRPPSVPTRP; this is translated from the coding sequence GTGAAGCGCTGCCGGTGCCGGCTGATCGCTCTCACCGCGGCGGCCGTCGTCGCAGGGTGCGTGGCGAGCGCGCCACCCCGCGAGTTCGCTCCGGGCACCCTGCGCCTGCTTCCCGCCGAGCCGGCGGCATCGATCCTCTACGTGGCGCTGGGCGACAGCACGGTGGAGGGTGTCGGGGCCAGCGCTCCCCCTCGCCACTACGTGGGCCGGCTCCACGAGCGGCTCCTCGCCGTCTATCCCCAGGCGCGGCTGATCAACCTCGGGGTCGGGGGCGCCACGGCCGCCGGGGTACTGCGTCGCCAGCTCCCGCGGGCCCTGGAGCTCCAGCCCGATCTCGTCACGCTCTCCGTCGGCCCCAACGACATCACCCAAGGACGAGATCTCGAGAGCTACGCCCGCGACGTCGAGGCGATCCTCCGGACGCTGACCCACCGGACGACCGCCGTCGTGGTGGTCAATCTCATCCCCGATCTCACCGTCACGCCTCGCTTCAGGGGCAAGGAGATCGAGGCGCTGGTGCCCCAGCGCGTGGTCGCCTTCAACGAGATCCTGATTCGTCAGGCGCGCGCGAATGGAGCGGAAGTCGTGGACCTCTACGCCGCGAGCCAGCGGGAGGTGCCGGGCCGCCCCGAGCTCATCGGGGCCGACCGCTACCATCCCTCGGATGAGGGCTACGCGCGCTGGGCCGAACTGATGTGGGCCGGGATCGAGGCGCGGATCCTGCGCCCGCCGAGTGTCCCTACCCGCCCTTGA
- a CDS encoding ABC transporter permease — MEPGGAAVNLRRLPRTRAWYTDVWIQLVRHKPLGTLGAVIVIVMLGGAVLADVITPYGFAETNLRERFAPISREHWLGADPLGRDLLTRLLYGARVSLYVGFGAVSLGCLIATFVGIGSAYFGGRVDLLLQRAVDAWMAFPPLLLLMSIMSLVGPGAWNITIVLGTAFGIQNSRIVRSMALSIKENTYIEGARAAGAGHVRITAGHILPNVLPTIIVVATTGLSTVILTEASLSFLGLGVPPPYPTWGGMLSLAGLDHMYRAPGLAIWPAVALSLAVFGFNMLGDALRDLLDPRLKGG; from the coding sequence GTGGAGCCGGGGGGCGCCGCCGTCAACCTGCGACGGCTCCCGCGAACCCGCGCGTGGTACACCGACGTCTGGATCCAGCTCGTGCGCCACAAGCCGCTCGGCACGCTCGGCGCGGTGATCGTGATCGTCATGCTGGGGGGGGCGGTGCTCGCCGACGTGATCACCCCCTACGGGTTCGCGGAGACGAACCTGCGCGAGCGCTTCGCGCCGATCAGCCGCGAGCACTGGCTGGGCGCCGATCCGCTCGGCCGGGATCTGCTCACGCGCTTGCTCTACGGGGCGCGGGTGTCGCTCTACGTGGGGTTCGGCGCCGTCAGCCTCGGCTGCCTCATCGCCACCTTCGTCGGTATCGGCTCCGCCTACTTCGGCGGGCGGGTGGACCTGCTCCTCCAGCGGGCGGTGGACGCCTGGATGGCCTTCCCGCCCCTCTTGCTTCTCATGTCCATCATGTCGCTGGTGGGGCCAGGGGCGTGGAACATCACGATCGTGCTGGGAACGGCCTTCGGGATCCAGAACTCGCGGATCGTCCGGAGCATGGCGCTCTCGATCAAGGAGAACACCTACATCGAGGGCGCCCGCGCCGCGGGAGCCGGCCATGTCCGGATCACCGCCGGACACATCCTGCCGAACGTGCTGCCGACGATCATCGTGGTGGCCACGACCGGCCTCTCCACGGTGATCCTCACCGAGGCGAGCCTGTCCTTCCTCGGGCTCGGGGTGCCGCCGCCCTATCCGACCTGGGGCGGGATGCTCTCCCTCGCCGGCCTCGACCACATGTACCGCGCGCCCGGGCTCGCCATCTGGCCCGCGGTGGCTCTCTCGCTCGCCGTCTTCGGGTTCAACATGCTGGGCGACGCGCTACGAGACTTGCTCGATCCTCGCCTCAAGGGCGGGTAG
- a CDS encoding ABC transporter permease — translation MKRYVLRRAALAVPTLFLVSIIVFAMMRLMPGDVATRMVEGHAYAPTLEALRKDLGLDRPIHVQYLDWIGGILLRGDFGHSYWTRQPIWDEFARRFPVTLELAALTILISVVIGIVVGIVSAVRQDTVADYAGRVLAILALSVPYFGLAVLVVVLPSIWFRWTPVWTYVPFSRDPIANLQIMLVPALVFGVTRAGPIMRIMRSALLDVLRQDYIRTAWSKGLGERTVVLRHALKNAMIPVITLVGLQTPLYIGGSVIVESIFRLPGVGLFFFEALTRLDYPVVQSVNLMVAAIVVGLNLLIDLTYAFLDPRIRYH, via the coding sequence GTGAAGCGGTACGTCCTCCGCCGGGCGGCCCTCGCCGTCCCCACGCTGTTTCTGGTGAGCATCATCGTCTTCGCGATGATGCGCCTCATGCCCGGCGACGTGGCGACCCGGATGGTGGAAGGGCACGCCTACGCGCCCACCCTCGAGGCCCTGCGGAAGGACCTCGGGCTCGACCGTCCCATCCACGTCCAGTATCTCGACTGGATCGGGGGCATCCTGCTGCGCGGCGACTTCGGCCACTCCTACTGGACGCGGCAGCCCATCTGGGACGAGTTCGCGCGGCGCTTTCCCGTGACCCTCGAGCTGGCCGCCCTCACCATCCTGATCTCGGTGGTCATCGGCATCGTGGTGGGGATCGTGTCGGCGGTGCGCCAGGACACCGTGGCCGACTACGCGGGCCGCGTGCTCGCCATCCTGGCGCTGTCCGTGCCGTACTTCGGACTGGCCGTGCTGGTGGTGGTGCTCCCGTCCATCTGGTTCCGGTGGACGCCCGTGTGGACCTATGTCCCTTTCAGCCGGGACCCCATCGCCAATCTCCAGATCATGCTGGTGCCCGCGCTCGTCTTCGGGGTCACGCGGGCCGGACCCATCATGCGGATCATGCGCTCGGCCCTCCTCGACGTGCTCCGCCAGGACTACATCCGCACCGCCTGGTCCAAGGGGCTCGGCGAGCGGACCGTGGTCCTCCGCCACGCCCTCAAGAACGCGATGATCCCCGTCATCACCCTCGTCGGGCTCCAGACCCCGCTCTACATCGGCGGATCGGTCATCGTCGAGTCGATCTTCCGTCTGCCCGGGGTGGGGCTCTTCTTCTTCGAGGCCCTCACCCGTCTGGACTATCCCGTCGTGCAGTCCGTGAACCTCATGGTGGCCGCCATAGTGGTGGGACTCAACCTGCTCATCGATCTCACTTATGCCTTCCTGGACCCCCGCATCCGATACCACTAG
- a CDS encoding ABC transporter substrate-binding protein, producing the protein MVRRGLVTGFCLLLLTLIAAVPPVAAQAAKRGGVLRMAEREAPNLDPHLSVSFLTHCYVSMAYSQLVRFAYGPEQKHASDFTIVPDLAERWEYKNPTTLVFYLRKGVKFHNKPPVNGREVTADDVKYSLERFMAKSGFRARLEPVQAIEVVDKYTVRLTLKEPFAPLLNHLANPVYTAILPREAEAKFKDFNHPDAVIGTGPFVFKSYDKGVRVVWERNPDYFVKGLPHLDGVVLEITPDASARVSLLRAGRVEMMQIFGWSSVEEGKSLQQTNPELVLIPQQVMSQGIIYFRTDQPPFNDVRVRRAVSLAIDRKGWNEALLYGEGCTDAGPVPCAMKEWKLEAASQDPAKAKYLVGYDPAEAKRLLAQAGFAKGFSTPAFHWPGYTPPWRNYYEMTADNLGKIGIQVDLKPEEYGKYISTTYLGKFEKMAIGPVTPFTEVDDWLYGAFYPEQPNNRSNVVDVDLNKMLAAQRRELDPKKRKIIVDDIQRYLADKAYYVYLPNAPQYQTHPPYVKGFKHHDGYGMGYKLMFTWLDK; encoded by the coding sequence ATGGTCCGACGAGGTCTCGTCACGGGGTTCTGCCTGCTCCTGCTGACCCTGATTGCCGCCGTGCCCCCGGTCGCCGCTCAGGCGGCCAAGCGCGGCGGCGTCCTCCGGATGGCCGAGCGGGAAGCGCCCAACCTCGATCCCCATCTCTCGGTGAGCTTCCTCACCCACTGCTACGTGAGCATGGCCTATAGCCAGCTCGTGCGTTTCGCCTACGGTCCCGAGCAGAAGCACGCCTCCGACTTCACGATCGTGCCCGACCTCGCCGAGCGCTGGGAGTACAAGAATCCCACCACCCTCGTCTTCTACCTGCGCAAGGGCGTGAAGTTCCACAACAAGCCGCCCGTGAACGGTCGCGAGGTCACGGCCGACGATGTCAAGTACTCCCTCGAGCGTTTCATGGCCAAGTCGGGCTTCCGCGCCCGGCTCGAGCCCGTGCAGGCCATCGAGGTGGTCGACAAGTACACCGTGCGCCTCACCCTCAAGGAGCCGTTCGCGCCGCTCCTCAACCATCTGGCCAATCCCGTCTACACGGCCATCCTCCCGCGCGAGGCGGAGGCCAAGTTCAAGGACTTCAATCACCCCGACGCCGTCATCGGCACCGGGCCCTTCGTCTTCAAGTCGTACGACAAGGGCGTGCGCGTGGTGTGGGAGCGGAACCCCGACTACTTCGTGAAGGGCCTGCCACATCTGGACGGTGTCGTGCTCGAGATCACGCCGGACGCCTCGGCCCGGGTGTCCCTCCTGCGCGCGGGCCGCGTGGAGATGATGCAGATCTTCGGCTGGTCGAGCGTGGAGGAGGGGAAGTCCCTCCAGCAGACGAACCCCGAGCTGGTCCTGATCCCGCAGCAGGTGATGTCGCAGGGGATCATCTATTTCCGGACGGACCAGCCGCCCTTCAACGATGTCCGCGTGCGCCGCGCCGTCTCCCTGGCCATCGACCGCAAGGGGTGGAACGAGGCCCTGCTCTACGGCGAGGGGTGCACCGACGCGGGCCCCGTGCCCTGCGCCATGAAGGAGTGGAAGCTCGAGGCGGCGAGCCAGGATCCGGCCAAGGCGAAGTATCTCGTGGGCTACGACCCCGCCGAGGCCAAGCGCCTCCTCGCGCAGGCCGGCTTCGCCAAGGGCTTCTCCACGCCGGCCTTCCACTGGCCGGGTTACACGCCGCCCTGGCGCAACTACTACGAGATGACCGCCGACAACTTGGGCAAGATCGGCATCCAGGTCGATCTCAAGCCGGAGGAGTACGGGAAGTACATCTCCACCACCTACCTTGGCAAGTTCGAGAAGATGGCCATCGGGCCCGTCACCCCGTTCACCGAGGTGGACGACTGGCTCTACGGGGCCTTCTACCCCGAGCAGCCGAACAACCGGAGCAACGTGGTCGACGTCGACCTCAACAAGATGCTGGCGGCCCAGCGCCGGGAGCTCGACCCGAAGAAGCGCAAGATCATCGTCGACGACATCCAGCGCTACCTCGCCGACAAGGCGTACTACGTGTACTTGCCCAACGCGCCCCAGTACCAGACCCACCCGCCGTACGTGAAGGGCTTCAAGCATCACGACGGCTACGGGATGGGCTACAAGCTCATGTTCACCTGGCTCGACAAGTAG
- a CDS encoding crosslink repair DNA glycosylase YcaQ family protein — translation MPGLTVPLRAVTTLFLQRQHLARPRAATLTAKRLGRFVEDVGGLQMDSINVLDRAHYLTVWSRFGPYDRARLDRLVYRRRLLFEYWAHAACLVPTTMLPWWRRAMLDYRLRHTGWSKWLRRNAAMLERVKATVLANGPMANADFEGRRPAGPGGWWRWRPVQHALHYLWMTGALTVHSRRHFQKRFDLFERAIPGALGGEPISSEDFQRWHVERSLHAMGAATELDMTHYLTFPRFGPGPRRAALRALIERGEVTELEVEGRSGRWFALTRDLSALARARRASAPSRGTTLLSPFDSMLWYRDRVTRLFGFDYRIEVYTPGHKRVHGYYTLPILHHGHLIGRVDAKSHRAEGRLEIRHVHFEPWFVAGKTPPAGGDGLDQDEALSGLGEAFAALGTFVGAREVVLRRVTPSRLRKALRHASFA, via the coding sequence ATGCCAGGCCTCACCGTTCCGCTGCGCGCGGTCACCACGCTGTTCCTCCAGCGCCAGCACCTCGCGCGACCGCGCGCGGCCACCCTCACCGCGAAGCGACTCGGGCGCTTCGTCGAGGACGTGGGTGGCCTCCAGATGGATTCGATCAACGTGCTGGATCGCGCCCACTACCTCACGGTGTGGAGCCGCTTCGGCCCCTACGATCGCGCGCGGCTCGACCGGCTCGTCTATCGTCGGCGGCTCCTCTTCGAATACTGGGCCCACGCCGCCTGCCTGGTGCCCACCACCATGCTGCCCTGGTGGCGGCGCGCCATGCTCGACTACCGCCTCCGCCACACGGGCTGGTCCAAGTGGCTTCGCCGCAACGCCGCCATGCTCGAGCGGGTGAAAGCGACCGTGCTCGCCAATGGCCCGATGGCCAACGCCGATTTCGAGGGCCGGCGCCCCGCGGGGCCCGGCGGATGGTGGAGGTGGCGGCCCGTTCAGCACGCGCTGCACTACCTGTGGATGACCGGGGCCCTGACTGTCCATTCGCGGCGGCACTTCCAGAAACGCTTCGATCTATTCGAGCGTGCGATTCCCGGTGCGCTCGGCGGCGAGCCGATCTCGTCCGAGGACTTCCAGCGCTGGCACGTGGAGCGCTCGCTGCACGCCATGGGCGCGGCGACGGAGCTGGACATGACCCACTATCTGACCTTCCCGCGCTTCGGGCCGGGGCCTCGCCGCGCCGCCCTCCGCGCGCTGATCGAGCGCGGCGAGGTGACAGAGCTCGAGGTCGAAGGACGGTCCGGCCGCTGGTTCGCCCTCACCCGCGATCTCTCGGCTCTCGCCCGGGCGCGCCGGGCGTCCGCGCCATCGCGCGGGACGACCCTGCTCTCGCCCTTCGACTCGATGCTGTGGTATCGCGACCGGGTGACGCGTCTGTTCGGATTCGACTACCGCATCGAGGTCTACACCCCCGGCCACAAGCGCGTGCACGGCTACTACACGCTGCCCATCCTCCATCACGGCCATCTCATCGGCCGCGTCGACGCCAAGAGCCATCGCGCCGAGGGCCGGCTGGAGATCCGGCACGTGCACTTCGAGCCGTGGTTCGTGGCAGGGAAGACGCCGCCGGCCGGTGGGGATGGCCTGGATCAAGACGAGGCGCTGAGTGGGCTGGGGGAGGCCTTCGCCGCCCTGGGCACCTTTGTGGGCGCGCGCGAGGTGGTGCTCCGGCGCGTGACGCCCTCACGCTTGCGAAAGGCGCTGAGGCACGCCAGCTTCGCATGA
- a CDS encoding DUF962 domain-containing protein gives MAGTEYRSFREFYPFYLTEHSKSGTRRLHFAGTLLVLLTLGYALIAQRWRFLVLLPVFGYGFAWVAHFAVERNRPATFQYPLYSLAGDFRMFADMLRGRVAF, from the coding sequence ATGGCCGGCACGGAATACCGCTCGTTCCGCGAGTTCTATCCCTTCTATCTCACCGAGCACAGCAAGAGCGGCACCCGGCGCCTGCACTTCGCGGGCACGCTCCTCGTCCTCCTCACCCTCGGCTACGCGCTCATCGCCCAGCGGTGGCGCTTCCTCGTGCTGCTGCCCGTGTTCGGCTACGGCTTCGCCTGGGTCGCCCATTTCGCGGTGGAGCGGAACCGGCCCGCGACCTTCCAGTATCCGCTCTACAGTCTGGCCGGCGACTTCCGCATGTTCGCCGACATGCTCCGCGGCCGCGTCGCCTTCTGA
- a CDS encoding alpha/beta hydrolase, producing MTFPVVEHILKTNRHRTFYLACGAQDGPLIVFVHGWPELSLSWRHQLPCFASLGFRTIAPDMRGYGRSRVYARHEDYALEHTVADMIELLDTLGREKAVWVGHDWGSPVVWSLASHHPERCFGVANLCVPYFARGFAPQILVPLVDRAVYPEGQFPAGQWEYQLFYEESFDKARAAFEANVPNTVKSLFRKGSASGKGKPSRTALVRRDGGWFGGTGQAPEVPMDTDVLTAEDFHKYVAALEGNGFFGPDSWYMNHARNLEFASKAVNGGILRLPVLFLHGEYDYTCETVASRLAEPMRQDCRNLTEVIVPSGHWMAQEKPVAVNAALAKWLAVQLPELWTV from the coding sequence ATGACGTTCCCGGTCGTCGAGCACATCCTGAAGACCAACAGACACCGGACGTTCTATCTGGCCTGCGGCGCCCAGGATGGCCCGCTGATCGTGTTCGTTCACGGGTGGCCGGAGCTCTCGCTCAGCTGGCGGCACCAGCTCCCCTGCTTTGCCAGTCTCGGGTTCCGGACCATCGCGCCGGACATGCGGGGCTATGGGCGATCGAGGGTGTATGCGCGTCACGAGGACTATGCCCTGGAGCACACCGTCGCGGACATGATCGAGCTCCTCGACACGCTGGGCCGGGAGAAAGCCGTGTGGGTTGGCCATGATTGGGGGAGCCCGGTGGTCTGGAGCCTGGCCAGCCATCATCCCGAGAGATGCTTCGGGGTGGCCAACCTCTGTGTGCCCTATTTCGCGCGGGGCTTTGCCCCGCAGATCCTCGTCCCTCTCGTCGACCGCGCCGTCTATCCGGAAGGGCAATTTCCCGCGGGGCAGTGGGAGTATCAGCTCTTCTACGAGGAGAGCTTCGACAAGGCGCGGGCGGCCTTCGAGGCCAATGTCCCCAATACCGTCAAGTCCCTGTTCAGAAAGGGGAGCGCCAGCGGCAAAGGCAAGCCGTCCCGCACCGCGCTTGTGCGTCGAGACGGCGGCTGGTTCGGGGGCACCGGTCAAGCGCCTGAGGTGCCCATGGACACCGATGTGCTGACGGCAGAGGATTTTCACAAGTACGTGGCCGCGCTCGAGGGCAACGGCTTCTTCGGGCCGGATTCCTGGTACATGAATCACGCGCGCAACCTCGAGTTCGCGAGCAAAGCCGTGAACGGCGGCATCCTGCGCTTGCCGGTTCTGTTTCTCCACGGGGAGTACGACTACACGTGCGAGACGGTGGCGTCCCGTCTGGCCGAGCCCATGCGGCAGGATTGCCGGAACCTGACCGAGGTGATCGTGCCGTCCGGGCACTGGATGGCGCAGGAAAAGCCCGTGGCCGTCAATGCCGCCCTCGCCAAATGGCTGGCCGTCCAGCTCCCGGAGCTGTGGACCGTCTGA
- a CDS encoding haloacid dehalogenase type II — MIDFTTKRVLTFDCYGTLIDWESGLLAALQPILADHGTMLDAEHLLTLYSELESTAEQGSYTPYRQLLMMVLRRLGERLGFVPSKPEEARFADSVGDWPPFADTPAALAALKRRFRLAIISNVDDDLFARTNERLGVVFDWIVTAQQVGSYKPSPNNFEQALARIGLPKGQVLHVAQSLFHDHVPAKQLGLETVWVNRRHGKSGSGATPPAHARPDLEVRDLATLVRMTETA; from the coding sequence ATGATCGATTTCACGACCAAGCGAGTGCTGACCTTCGACTGCTACGGGACCTTGATCGACTGGGAGAGCGGCCTCCTCGCTGCTCTGCAGCCGATCTTGGCAGACCACGGCACGATGCTCGATGCCGAGCACCTATTGACGCTCTACAGTGAGCTGGAGTCTACCGCCGAGCAAGGTTCGTACACTCCGTATCGCCAGCTACTGATGATGGTTCTCCGTCGCCTGGGCGAGCGTCTCGGCTTCGTTCCGTCCAAACCCGAAGAGGCTAGGTTCGCCGATTCGGTCGGGGACTGGCCGCCCTTCGCCGATACACCGGCGGCCCTGGCGGCGCTGAAGCGCCGGTTTCGGCTCGCCATCATCTCCAACGTTGACGATGACCTTTTTGCCCGCACGAATGAGAGACTCGGCGTTGTCTTCGACTGGATCGTCACGGCTCAACAGGTCGGGAGCTATAAGCCATCGCCCAATAACTTCGAGCAGGCCCTGGCGCGCATCGGCCTGCCGAAAGGCCAAGTCCTCCACGTCGCCCAGAGTCTCTTTCACGACCACGTGCCGGCCAAGCAACTCGGTCTGGAGACCGTCTGGGTCAACCGGCGCCATGGTAAGTCTGGCTCCGGTGCCACTCCCCCGGCCCACGCCCGGCCGGACTTGGAGGTACGAGACTTGGCGACACTAGTGCGAATGACGGAAACGGCGTAG
- a CDS encoding formyl-CoA transferase yields the protein MTQALSGIRVVDLTNNQAGPSCGQMLAWLGADVVKVEEPERGDPARHTHRDRADSDSLFFLSFNANKRSLPLNLKHPRGKEIFRALLKTADVLLENFGPGVLDRLGFGYPAAKAINPRLVYASIKGFGSYGPYRDYKSYEPIAQAMGGGMSVTGFPDGPPTYVWPSIGDSGTGMHCVIGILAALMQRHATGEGQQVEVSMQDVVVNLIRVSLRDHQRHGGPAPRTGNQLGISVPGTTYRCHPGGPNDYVFIFTQQQMWHPLLRAIGRDDLVGDARYETAEARWQRKDEVNALVEGWTSERSKHDVMKVLAGAGVPCGACLDTGEVLSDPHLLARDMIVEVEHPVRGRYVTAGNPIKLSASKTVIAMAPLLGQHRGEILKELGYDEAEIKALEADGAT from the coding sequence ATGACTCAGGCCCTCTCGGGGATCCGGGTCGTCGACCTCACGAACAATCAGGCGGGGCCCTCGTGCGGCCAGATGCTGGCGTGGCTGGGGGCCGACGTGGTCAAGGTCGAAGAGCCGGAGCGGGGCGACCCCGCGCGCCACACCCATCGGGATCGGGCGGACTCCGACAGCCTCTTCTTCCTCTCGTTCAACGCCAACAAGCGAAGCCTCCCCCTCAACCTGAAGCATCCCCGCGGCAAGGAGATCTTTCGAGCTCTCTTGAAGACGGCCGACGTGCTCCTCGAGAACTTCGGCCCGGGTGTCCTCGATCGCCTCGGCTTCGGCTATCCCGCCGCGAAGGCGATCAATCCGCGCCTCGTCTATGCCAGCATCAAGGGCTTCGGGTCGTACGGCCCGTACCGCGACTACAAGAGCTATGAGCCGATCGCCCAGGCCATGGGTGGAGGCATGAGCGTCACGGGCTTTCCCGACGGTCCGCCCACGTATGTCTGGCCGTCCATCGGGGATTCCGGCACGGGCATGCACTGCGTGATCGGGATTCTCGCCGCGCTCATGCAGCGCCACGCGACCGGGGAGGGCCAGCAGGTCGAGGTCTCCATGCAGGACGTGGTGGTGAACCTCATCCGGGTGAGCCTCCGCGATCACCAGCGCCACGGCGGGCCGGCGCCGCGGACGGGCAATCAGCTCGGGATCAGCGTGCCGGGGACGACGTACCGCTGCCATCCCGGCGGGCCCAATGACTACGTCTTCATCTTCACCCAGCAGCAGATGTGGCATCCGCTCCTGCGCGCCATCGGACGCGACGATCTCGTCGGAGACGCGCGCTACGAGACGGCGGAGGCTCGCTGGCAGCGCAAGGACGAGGTCAATGCCCTCGTGGAAGGGTGGACATCGGAGCGCTCCAAGCACGACGTCATGAAGGTGCTGGCCGGCGCCGGGGTTCCCTGCGGGGCCTGTCTGGACACCGGCGAGGTGCTGAGCGATCCGCATCTCCTCGCCCGGGACATGATCGTCGAGGTGGAGCACCCCGTGCGCGGCCGCTACGTCACCGCGGGCAATCCCATCAAGCTCTCAGCTTCGAAGACGGTGATCGCCATGGCTCCGCTCCTCGGCCAGCACCGCGGCGAGATCTTGAAGGAACTGGGCTACGACGAGGCCGAGATCAAGGCCCTCGAGGCCGACGGGGCGACCTGA
- a CDS encoding ABC transporter substrate-binding protein: MSDQISIQFTRFSAFYSPLIATVAGGFLKAEGFEPKHSVAPPGKSAIEGLVNGTVQVAQSAPSQGFGPLEKGQRPPVVHFAQINEKDGFFLTGRAADPAFTWDKLKGTRVLVDHGGQPLAMFKYACHRRGLDFAAITAVDLPSGQMDQAFRKGDGDYIHQQGPAPQQLEHDGVGHVVASVGEAIGPVAFSSLAATREWLGTEAAKRFMRAYRAARAWLIETPAPKVAEAEASFFPEIDRAVLTSTIAYYQKLGCWTPHVEITRPAFEVALDVFHYSRLITKRHPYEAVVAAPPDAR, from the coding sequence TTGAGTGACCAGATCAGCATACAGTTCACGCGCTTTTCCGCTTTCTACTCGCCGCTGATCGCCACGGTCGCGGGCGGCTTCCTGAAGGCCGAGGGATTCGAGCCGAAGCACTCGGTGGCTCCGCCCGGCAAGTCGGCCATCGAGGGGCTCGTGAACGGGACGGTGCAGGTGGCCCAGTCGGCGCCCTCGCAGGGCTTTGGCCCGCTCGAAAAGGGCCAGCGGCCGCCCGTCGTGCATTTCGCCCAGATCAACGAGAAAGACGGCTTCTTCCTCACCGGACGCGCCGCCGATCCGGCCTTCACCTGGGACAAGCTCAAGGGCACGCGGGTGCTCGTCGACCACGGCGGCCAGCCCCTGGCCATGTTCAAGTACGCGTGTCATCGCCGCGGCCTCGACTTCGCGGCGATCACGGCCGTCGATCTCCCCAGCGGGCAGATGGATCAGGCGTTCCGGAAGGGCGACGGCGACTACATCCACCAGCAGGGCCCCGCGCCCCAGCAGCTCGAGCACGATGGCGTGGGCCATGTCGTCGCCTCGGTAGGCGAGGCCATCGGCCCGGTGGCGTTCTCGAGCCTGGCCGCCACGCGGGAATGGCTGGGCACGGAGGCGGCGAAGCGCTTCATGCGCGCCTATCGGGCGGCGCGGGCCTGGCTCATCGAGACGCCGGCGCCGAAGGTTGCCGAGGCCGAGGCCTCGTTTTTCCCGGAGATCGACCGAGCTGTGCTCACCTCGACCATCGCGTACTACCAGAAGCTCGGCTGCTGGACGCCCCACGTCGAGATCACGCGCCCGGCCTTCGAGGTCGCCCTCGATGTCTTCCACTACTCCAGGCTCATTACCAAGCGGCACCCGTACGAGGCCGTGGTCGCGGCGCCGCCGGATGCTCGCTGA